The Daphnia magna isolate NIES linkage group LG3, ASM2063170v1.1, whole genome shotgun sequence genomic interval aatctaaaaatatgTTTCAAATGCTTGGCATATGAGAATTACTTGACTTGGATTGGGCTGGATTGTGATTTTGAGCCCAGCTAACACAGCTTTTTTGGATATTTCCAAACGTTCCTTGtatttcttatatttttttatggcTCTTTCAGATTTCAGGGTTTTGTTCTGGACAAGCTTCAAGCCCCTTTTCTTGGCAAAGCATGAGGCCCCTTCACCAACTAGAATACTACAAAATTGAAAGCTTTATTATGTAATCTTCTTCTAAGATatgaatttaatttttaattacagTGGAGGTGTTCTACCAAGTAATCTTGGCTCATCTTGGTACAAAATGATTTCCTTTGCTACTAAAACAGGATTTTTGATACTTGCAAGTGATGAAACTCCCCCAAATCTTgtgttttttccttctttcgaAGAGAGCATAATTCCTGCATCACATTCTACATCTCCATTTATCATTGAGATTGGAGCCAAATCCTGCATTAGTTAGAGGTGAATCTTCTAGCATGCAAACCATTTCACATGCAGCATCAAGAGCTGACCTTCCTTCTTGCAACATAGCAGTTCCCTGAGAAAAACTACTTAAGGTCATACCATGAATTCCAATAAGtatgaaaaatagaaaaccatGCCTTCTCACACGTGATTTTACACAGTTTTTTGTATAAGGCTTCAGACTTTGAGCTGTGACAGCCTGCCCCAAGATGAACGGCGACAAATCCACTATGAACCATAATTgcactatttttctttttttatatgttGCTAATATCAGATATTTTTTTCGCTCTACATAGCG includes:
- the LOC116918449 gene encoding LOW QUALITY PROTEIN: threonine aspartase 1 (The sequence of the model RefSeq protein was modified relative to this genomic sequence to represent the inferred CDS: deleted 1 base in 1 codon), with the protein product MVHSGFVAVHLGAGCHSSKSEALYKKLCKITCEKGTAMLQEGRSALDAACEMVCMLEDSPLTNAGFGSNLNDNGDVECDAGIMLSSKEGKNTRFGGVSSLASIKNPVLVAKEIILYQDEPRLLGRTPPLILVGEGASCFAKKRGLKLVQNKTLKSERAIKKYKKYKERLEISKKAVLAGLKITIQPNPSQDTVGVICIDKNGDIASAASSGGIALKLPGRIGQVPVYGCGCWAQHSKSAGIAVSTSGCGEQLIQTTLAKTLGQTILDHGDPAFHLKELMCNQFIHSQMLSDDSYDRMGGVLVAYYNEDSVDFNMAFTTDSMVVGFMSTNYEKATVRVSRNTSSIAPPTNGNDSLQSTRLTMEGFIVKLIN